A stretch of the Polaribacter pacificus genome encodes the following:
- a CDS encoding heme-binding domain-containing protein, with amino-acid sequence MKILKRIGWVLLIALVIAQFFGPEKNEGDLTSISVLIAETNPSAEVHTILKESCFDCHSDKTRYPWYNSITPLNYWLADHVKVGKKKLNFSKWGDYTLKRKEHKLEEVYELVEEGEMPLDSYTWTHTEARLSQAQIDAVVNWAKEAQAKYKQQMQAE; translated from the coding sequence ATGAAAATTTTAAAACGAATTGGTTGGGTTTTGCTAATTGCTTTGGTGATTGCGCAATTTTTTGGCCCAGAGAAAAACGAAGGTGATTTAACCTCTATTAGTGTATTGATTGCAGAAACAAATCCTTCTGCTGAGGTGCATACAATTTTAAAAGAATCTTGTTTTGATTGTCACTCAGACAAAACTCGATATCCTTGGTATAATAGTATAACTCCTTTAAATTATTGGTTAGCTGATCATGTAAAGGTTGGAAAGAAGAAACTAAATTTTTCAAAATGGGGTGACTATACTTTAAAGAGAAAAGAGCATAAACTAGAAGAAGTTTATGAGCTTGTAGAAGAAGGAGAAATGCCTTTAGACTCTTATACATGGACACATACTGAGGCCAGATTATCACAAGCTCAAATTGATGCTGTGGTTAACTGGGCAAAAGAAGCACAAGCCAAGTACAAGCAACAAATGCAGGCTGAGTAA
- a CDS encoding glycosyltransferase, whose translation MSKPTVFIIGYVWVEPNSSAAGSRMLQLIELFTQLNYKVIFGSPAQKTTQKQDLTLLNVEEVSIVLNHSSFDAYIKELQPQIVLFDRFMMEEQFGWRVFENSPNSLRILDTEDLHCLRKTRTEAVKKGLAFTTDLLLQSELAKREIATILRCDLSLIISSFEMDLLQSVFKIDPSILYQLPFLFPTITEEDQLKWPSFEERKQFVFIGNFLHAPNVDAVLVLKSQIWSKIKRQLPEAELHIYGAYTTQQIQQLHNKKEGFIIKGHAPVAIEVVGQARVLLAPLRFGAGIKGKLTEAMICGTPSVTTSIGAEGMSAGLAWSGVVEDNFDLFAKEAVKLYTNKNSWQISQKNGVKIINQYYTKESLTALFSDHLDSLFQNLESHRIQNFLGNLLQHHSLKSAKYMSKWIEEKNKL comes from the coding sequence TTGAGCAAACCAACTGTTTTTATTATTGGATATGTTTGGGTAGAGCCTAATTCTTCTGCAGCTGGAAGCAGAATGCTGCAATTGATTGAATTGTTTACTCAATTAAATTATAAGGTAATCTTTGGCTCGCCGGCTCAAAAGACAACACAAAAACAGGATCTAACTCTTTTAAATGTAGAGGAAGTTTCGATTGTTTTAAACCATTCTAGCTTTGATGCCTACATTAAAGAACTGCAACCTCAGATTGTTCTTTTTGATCGATTTATGATGGAAGAGCAGTTTGGCTGGCGTGTCTTTGAGAACAGCCCAAATTCATTGCGAATTTTAGACACAGAAGATCTGCATTGTTTGCGAAAAACAAGGACAGAAGCTGTTAAGAAGGGGCTAGCATTTACGACTGATTTGTTGTTGCAATCAGAGTTGGCTAAGAGAGAAATTGCCACAATTTTACGCTGTGATTTGAGCCTGATTATTTCAAGTTTTGAAATGGATCTTTTACAATCAGTTTTTAAAATTGATCCTTCAATACTCTATCAGTTACCTTTTTTATTTCCAACTATAACAGAAGAAGATCAACTGAAGTGGCCTTCTTTTGAAGAGCGAAAACAGTTTGTGTTTATTGGTAATTTTTTGCATGCACCAAATGTTGATGCCGTTTTAGTTTTAAAAAGCCAGATTTGGAGCAAGATAAAAAGACAGCTCCCAGAAGCTGAGTTGCATATCTACGGCGCATATACCACACAGCAAATACAACAACTACATAACAAAAAAGAAGGTTTTATAATTAAAGGCCATGCTCCAGTAGCTATAGAAGTAGTTGGCCAAGCAAGGGTTCTTTTAGCTCCCTTGCGATTTGGAGCAGGTATTAAGGGAAAACTTACCGAAGCCATGATTTGTGGTACGCCAAGTGTTACGACTAGTATTGGAGCAGAAGGAATGTCTGCTGGTTTAGCTTGGAGTGGTGTTGTAGAAGATAATTTTGATTTGTTTGCCAAAGAGGCTGTAAAATTGTATACGAATAAAAATAGCTGGCAAATTTCACAAAAAAATGGAGTGAAAATTATTAACCAATATTACACAAAAGAATCATTGACAGCCTTATTTTCGGATCATTTAGATTCGCTTTTTCAAAATTTAGAAAGCCATAGAATCCAAAATTTCTTAGGAAACCTCTTGCAACATCATAGCTTAAAAAGCGCTAAATACATGAGTAAGTGGATAGAGGAAAAAAACAAATTATAG
- a CDS encoding carboxypeptidase-like regulatory domain-containing protein, which yields MRKALFISLFFISIISYAQTRISGKIVDKENTPLEGASVYLNNTTVGVSTNTEGEFYFTVDDGSYDLIVSYLGFKTIQYSLVTSSYKETLLFKLEESDNVLNEVVITKTKYDDTWRFNLNQFTENFLGRTLIAADCELMNPKTLHFEFDQKTNTLTAVAREPLKIKNKGLGYLITFDLVHFSLGLHTVNYYGYTKYENLKGSKRKQRKWDENRKKAYLGSKMHFVRSLIAGNTKEEGYNINQFRRELNPERPTDQEIAKARELIKLSNINTFDYRFKTEPETMIDSAMVVLQKVSLPKHKNYLYKQGVPLNDIRQKEGNNMILSFDNYLSIIYTKEAEEKNYIMGLFGKKREPLNVQTSEMTMLVKKAILDPSGEIINPLDVFYEGYWAFEQFADALPLNYTLPIK from the coding sequence ATGAGAAAAGCACTTTTTATTTCCTTGTTTTTTATATCGATCATTAGCTATGCACAAACCAGAATCTCTGGTAAAATTGTAGATAAAGAAAACACACCATTAGAAGGTGCCTCTGTTTATTTAAACAACACCACTGTTGGAGTTTCAACAAACACTGAAGGTGAGTTTTATTTTACTGTCGATGATGGAAGTTATGATCTTATCGTATCCTATTTGGGTTTTAAGACGATTCAATACAGCCTAGTGACAAGCTCCTACAAAGAAACTTTGCTTTTTAAACTCGAAGAATCAGACAATGTATTAAATGAGGTTGTTATCACAAAAACAAAATATGATGATACCTGGAGATTTAACCTAAATCAGTTTACTGAAAATTTCCTAGGAAGAACTCTAATTGCTGCGGATTGTGAACTCATGAACCCAAAAACACTTCATTTTGAGTTTGATCAAAAAACCAATACGCTAACTGCAGTGGCCAGAGAACCTCTTAAAATTAAAAATAAAGGTCTTGGTTATTTAATCACTTTTGATCTAGTACACTTTTCTTTAGGGCTTCATACAGTTAACTATTATGGTTACACCAAATATGAAAACCTAAAAGGCAGCAAAAGAAAGCAAAGAAAGTGGGATGAAAATAGAAAAAAGGCATATTTGGGTTCTAAAATGCATTTTGTTAGAAGTCTTATTGCTGGAAACACCAAAGAAGAAGGCTACAACATCAATCAGTTTAGACGTGAGCTAAACCCAGAAAGACCCACAGATCAAGAAATTGCCAAAGCTAGAGAGCTTATTAAACTCTCTAATATCAATACTTTTGACTATCGTTTTAAAACGGAGCCTGAGACAATGATAGACTCTGCAATGGTAGTGTTGCAAAAAGTTTCTTTACCAAAACACAAAAACTACTTATACAAACAAGGAGTACCTCTAAATGATATTAGACAGAAAGAAGGCAACAACATGATTCTTTCATTCGATAACTATTTATCGATCATTTACACCAAAGAGGCTGAGGAAAAAAATTACATAATGGGTCTTTTTGGAAAGAAAAGAGAACCTTTAAATGTACAAACCTCAGAAATGACTATGCTAGTAAAGAAGGCTATTTTAGACCCGAGTGGAGAAATTATAAACCCTCTAGATGTATTTTATGAAGGCTACTGGGCTTTTGAACAATTTGCCGATGCACTCCCGTTAAATTATACACTCCCTATAAAGTAA
- a CDS encoding M3 family metallopeptidase yields MNPLLQDFNTAPFSKINPTHFKPAIKEAIKMAKNEIDLIVQNPEAPSFENTTVALDFSGEKLQRISSIFFNLNAAETSDEIQKIAKEIAPWLSEFSNDIMLNADLFKRVKTVYDDRKNLQLTPEQQTLLEKQYKGFARNGANLNEEDKIGLRKIDASLSQLSLQFGENVLAETNAFELQLTNEEDLAGLPDSVKEAAAQLAAQEKKEGWIFTLDYPSYIPFLTYADNRELRKKMAIAAGKKGFQANEYNNEKIVLELVKLRQQRANLLGYQSHAHFVLEERMAETPEKVFSFSNDLLAKAKPAAQKEFDDLQEYANKLDGIHQLEKWDGAYYSEKLKKELFDLDQELLKPYFQLENVIDGVFTIAHKLYDLVFEEVFDIDKYHPDVKTYRVTDTKNELVAIFYADFHPRRGKRNGAWMTSYKSQYIKNGINERPHVSIVCNFTKPTDTKPSLLTFNEVTTLFHEFGHALHGMLANTSYTSLSGTSVPWDFVELPSQVLENWCYEKEALSLFAKHYKTGELIPMNYVKKIKESASFHEGMQTLRQLSFGLLDMKWHSEDPSNITSVKALENSAFAETQLYPDVAENCMSTAFSHIFQGGYSAGYYSYKWAEVLDADAFEYFIEKGIFNKEVAQKFKEHILSKGGTEKPMELYKRFRGKEPKPDALLKRAGLL; encoded by the coding sequence ATGAATCCATTATTGCAAGATTTTAATACGGCTCCCTTTTCTAAAATAAACCCTACTCATTTTAAACCTGCAATTAAGGAAGCCATCAAAATGGCTAAAAATGAAATTGATCTAATTGTTCAAAACCCAGAGGCTCCTAGCTTTGAAAACACAACAGTTGCCCTAGATTTTTCTGGAGAAAAACTACAAAGGATTAGCAGTATTTTTTTTAATCTCAACGCTGCAGAAACCTCTGACGAGATTCAAAAAATTGCAAAAGAAATAGCCCCTTGGCTTAGTGAATTTAGCAATGATATTATGCTAAATGCCGATTTGTTTAAACGTGTTAAAACAGTATATGATGATCGCAAAAACCTACAACTAACCCCAGAACAACAAACGCTTTTAGAAAAACAATACAAAGGATTTGCAAGAAACGGTGCCAATTTAAATGAAGAAGATAAAATAGGCCTTCGCAAAATTGACGCAAGCCTGTCTCAGCTTTCTTTACAGTTTGGTGAAAATGTTTTAGCAGAAACCAATGCTTTTGAATTGCAGCTTACCAATGAAGAAGATTTAGCAGGCCTTCCTGACAGTGTTAAAGAAGCCGCAGCTCAGTTAGCCGCCCAAGAAAAAAAAGAAGGTTGGATTTTTACCTTAGATTACCCTAGCTATATTCCCTTTTTAACCTATGCGGATAATAGAGAGCTACGAAAAAAAATGGCTATTGCTGCCGGAAAAAAAGGTTTTCAAGCAAACGAATACAATAATGAAAAAATTGTTTTAGAGCTTGTAAAACTAAGACAGCAAAGAGCCAATTTATTAGGCTACCAAAGTCATGCTCATTTTGTATTAGAAGAACGTATGGCAGAAACGCCAGAAAAGGTTTTTTCATTTTCGAATGATTTATTGGCCAAAGCAAAGCCAGCTGCCCAAAAAGAGTTTGATGACTTACAGGAGTATGCAAACAAATTGGATGGTATCCATCAGCTAGAAAAATGGGATGGAGCTTACTATTCTGAAAAACTTAAAAAAGAACTTTTTGATTTAGATCAAGAACTTTTAAAACCTTATTTCCAATTAGAGAATGTGATAGATGGTGTCTTTACCATTGCACATAAATTATATGATTTGGTTTTTGAAGAAGTCTTTGACATCGACAAATACCACCCTGATGTTAAAACATATAGGGTTACAGATACTAAAAATGAGCTTGTTGCTATTTTTTATGCAGATTTTCATCCCAGAAGAGGGAAGAGAAATGGGGCTTGGATGACCTCATACAAGTCACAATACATTAAAAATGGAATCAATGAAAGGCCTCATGTGTCAATCGTTTGTAATTTTACCAAGCCTACAGATACCAAACCATCATTGCTAACCTTTAATGAGGTTACCACCTTATTTCATGAATTTGGTCATGCCTTGCACGGAATGCTTGCAAACACAAGCTATACAAGTTTGTCTGGTACCTCAGTCCCTTGGGATTTTGTAGAGTTACCAAGTCAGGTTTTAGAAAACTGGTGCTATGAAAAAGAGGCACTTTCTCTGTTTGCTAAACACTATAAAACCGGTGAGTTAATACCGATGAATTATGTTAAAAAGATAAAAGAATCTGCAAGTTTTCATGAAGGCATGCAAACACTAAGACAATTGAGTTTTGGACTTCTTGATATGAAATGGCACAGTGAAGACCCATCAAATATAACCAGTGTAAAAGCATTAGAAAATAGCGCTTTTGCAGAAACTCAATTATATCCTGATGTAGCAGAGAATTGTATGAGCACAGCTTTTTCTCATATTTTCCAAGGAGGATATTCGGCAGGATACTACTCTTATAAATGGGCAGAAGTTTTGGACGCAGACGCATTTGAGTATTTTATAGAAAAAGGTATTTTTAACAAAGAAGTCGCTCAGAAATTTAAAGAGCATATTTTATCTAAGGGAGGTACAGAAAAACCCATGGAGCTCTACAAGCGTTTTAGAGGGAAAGAGCCTAAGCCTGATGCTTTGCTTAAAAGAGCTGGTTTACTCTAA
- the purE gene encoding 5-(carboxyamino)imidazole ribonucleotide mutase encodes MVGIIMGSDSDLPIMQEAIDILESFDIQIEVDIVSAHRTPEKLVEYSKNAHLRGIKVIIAGAGGAAHLPGMVASMSPLPIIGVPVKSRNSIDGWDSILSILQMPGGVPVATVALDGAKNAGILAAQIIGASDKCVLDKIIAYKEGLKLKVEQASAKVKK; translated from the coding sequence ATGGTAGGAATAATTATGGGAAGTGATTCAGATCTTCCAATCATGCAAGAGGCTATCGATATCTTAGAAAGTTTTGACATTCAAATAGAAGTCGATATCGTTTCTGCACACAGAACTCCAGAAAAATTAGTTGAGTATTCAAAAAACGCTCATCTACGCGGGATCAAAGTAATTATTGCTGGTGCAGGAGGCGCTGCTCATTTACCAGGAATGGTTGCATCTATGAGCCCATTACCTATTATCGGTGTCCCTGTAAAAAGCAGAAACTCTATAGATGGATGGGATTCTATCTTATCAATATTACAAATGCCTGGTGGTGTTCCTGTTGCAACCGTAGCTTTAGATGGAGCAAAAAACGCAGGGATTTTAGCAGCTCAAATTATTGGGGCATCTGATAAATGTGTCTTAGATAAAATTATAGCCTACAAAGAAGGCTTAAAGCTAAAAGTAGAGCAAGCTTCTGCCAAAGTAAAAAAATAA
- a CDS encoding 5-(carboxyamino)imidazole ribonucleotide synthase, translating to MTNYFSSDFKLGVLGGGQLGRMLLAETQKFDIYTAILDSSPEAPCAHICEEFHLGDLMNFDDVYNFGKRVDVLTIEIEHVNIAALYKLEEEGLKIYPQPKVIETIQHKGRQKDFFVNHNIPTSPHHRFESKDSLVNAFEQELFQLPFVWKSAQFGYDGTGVKIVKTQGDIQQLEDTDCIVEQLIPFKNELAVIVARNMDGDVKTYPVVEMEFHPEANQVEYVICPARIDEKVALLARETALKVAEAFKHVGLLAVEMFQTSDDRILVNEIAPRTHNSGHYSIEASYTNQFEQHLRTVLNLPLGNTDSKLAGIMVNLVGEEGYTGNVCYKNIESILKIEGVTPHIYGKKITKPFRKMGHVTVVNKDISKARAIAQQVKETIRVISNE from the coding sequence TTAGGTGTTTTAGGCGGTGGCCAATTAGGCAGAATGCTCTTAGCCGAAACACAAAAGTTTGACATTTATACAGCTATTTTAGACAGCTCTCCAGAGGCACCTTGTGCTCATATTTGTGAAGAATTTCATCTTGGAGATTTGATGAATTTTGACGATGTCTACAACTTTGGGAAACGCGTTGACGTGTTGACCATAGAAATTGAGCATGTTAATATTGCTGCTCTTTATAAGTTAGAAGAAGAAGGACTTAAAATTTACCCACAGCCTAAGGTTATAGAAACTATCCAGCACAAAGGGAGACAAAAAGACTTTTTTGTAAACCACAACATACCTACCTCACCACATCATCGATTTGAATCAAAAGACAGCTTAGTAAATGCCTTTGAACAGGAACTTTTTCAATTGCCTTTTGTTTGGAAATCTGCACAGTTTGGCTATGATGGAACTGGAGTGAAAATTGTAAAAACACAAGGAGATATTCAACAACTAGAAGATACAGATTGTATTGTTGAGCAGTTAATTCCTTTTAAAAATGAATTGGCGGTTATTGTGGCTAGAAACATGGACGGCGATGTTAAAACCTACCCTGTTGTAGAAATGGAATTTCATCCAGAAGCCAATCAAGTCGAATACGTTATTTGTCCAGCAAGAATTGATGAGAAAGTTGCTTTACTGGCGCGAGAAACTGCTTTAAAAGTTGCAGAAGCCTTTAAACATGTAGGTTTGTTGGCAGTAGAAATGTTTCAGACCAGTGATGATAGAATTTTAGTCAATGAAATTGCTCCGAGAACACATAATTCTGGGCATTATTCTATTGAAGCTAGTTATACCAATCAGTTTGAACAACACTTGAGAACAGTGTTAAATTTACCATTGGGCAATACAGACAGCAAACTTGCAGGCATCATGGTTAATTTGGTAGGAGAAGAAGGATATACTGGCAATGTTTGTTATAAAAATATAGAAAGCATACTAAAGATCGAAGGGGTAACACCTCATATCTATGGAAAAAAAATAACCAAACCATTTCGAAAAATGGGGCATGTGACTGTTGTCAACAAAGACATCAGCAAAGCCAGAGCGATTGCTCAACAAGTAAAAGAAACAATTAGAGTGATTAGCAACGAATAA